The following DNA comes from Bacteroidia bacterium.
AATTCAGCATCAAATTTTTCTACAAATCCAACATTATCAGGGATAAGAAAATCAGGGTTTTTAAATATGTTGTAGCTTAGTGCTATGATAATTACATTAAAAACTAGTATTAATTTTAAAAATAACTTAATTTTTAGCATTGTTGAATAAGCATAGGGAATTATCTGGTTCGTTCCCAAAGAAAGGGCAAATGCTATTCCAAGGCTGGTCAGACGGTAGAAGAATCATTAAAATTTTATTTCTGAGTGCTAAATAACGAATTATCAATATGATTAGCGATAGAAATTATAGATTAAAAAATTTAATGTAATTAATTGCTTGGTTTTCATGGGTGTTTTCCTGTGCAGTGTATCTGCACAGAAAGTGAAATTAGAGAAGGGTTGGGAAAATTAGCTCTTTTGCTTTTGCAAAGCGTTGGCAATGAGGGATTGGTAACCAAATTCTTTCTTTATATTTTTTTAAACCATTTTTCTGCTGTTTGAACAAGGTATCCGTTTTCGTTTTTATGGTAATATTCGTTTGTGTGGTTATTGTAGATATAATCATTTTTCCACGTGTCAATATTGTGGTCAATTTGCCGCAGTGCATCGAGTATAGATTCAACTTCTTTGTTTGTTGTAGTGGGATGTAGAGAAATGCGTATCCAGCCCGGTTTATCCGAAAGGTCTCCGGAGTCAATTTTGTTGGTAATTGTTTGCGAATGTTGTTCATCTACAAGCAGCAGATAATGTCCATACGTTCCTGCGCATGAGCATCCGCCACGAGATTGGATACCGAAACGGTCATTTAACAATTTTACAACGAGATTGTAATGAATGTGTTCAAAGTAGAAAGAAAACATTGTAAGTCGCTCGTGGGCTTGTTCTGCAAGAATATGTAGATGCGGGATAGCGCGGAGGCGTTCAAATGTTAGTGCAAGTAGTTCTTCTTCACGTTTGCGGATTAGTTCTGTTTGCATCTCTTCTTTTAGCTGAATCACAAGTGATGCTTTTATTGCCTGGAGGAATCCGGGGGTTCCGCCGTCTTCGCGCACTTCAATATCGGGTGAGAAGCGGTGTTTTCCCCACGGGTTTGTCCAGAGTACAGTTCCACCACCCGGCTGGTCAGGGGATTCAAGGTGGTATAGATTTTTGTCAAATAATAAAACACCCGGCGTTCCAGGGCCGCCTAAAAACTTATGGGGAGAAAAAAGAATAGCATCCAGTTTTTGCTTTTCATCATTTGGGTGCATATCAATTGAAACGTATGGCGCACAAGCAGCGAAATCTACAATAGCAATGCCGTTATGCTCATGCATAATGGCGGCGAGTTCATGATACGGCGTTTCAACTCCTGTAACGTTAGAGCAGGCGGAGAAAGAACCAATCTTTACCGTTCGGCCTTTATATTGCTGTAATGCACGACGAAGATCATTACAATCAACTTTTCCCTCAATAGTTGGCTGAATGATATATACATCGGCAATGGTTTCATACCACGTTGTTTGGTTAGAATGGTGCTCCATGTGTGTTACAAACACGATGGGGCGTTCTTCCTTTAAAACTTCAACCGTAGATTTATATTTATCTGGAATTTTTAGGCCGAGTATGCGCTGGAATTTATTGATTGCTGCAGTCATTCCTGAGCCAACGAATAGAAGTGCGTCATTTTCATTGGCATGAACGTGTTTTTTGATTATTGCGTGCGCGTGGTGGTAGGCGTGTGTCATTAATCCG
Coding sequences within:
- a CDS encoding aminotransferase class V-fold PLP-dependent enzyme, whose product is MNLELYFSRFRENIVGINQTFLSPYGEQRLLYADWTASGRLYLPIEIKMLEAFGPFVGNTHSESTITGGLMTHAYHHAHAIIKKHVHANENDALLFVGSGMTAAINKFQRILGLKIPDKYKSTVEVLKEERPIVFVTHMEHHSNQTTWYETIADVYIIQPTIEGKVDCNDLRRALQQYKGRTVKIGSFSACSNVTGVETPYHELAAIMHEHNGIAIVDFAACAPYVSIDMHPNDEKQKLDAILFSPHKFLGGPGTPGVLLFDKNLYHLESPDQPGGGTVLWTNPWGKHRFSPDIEVREDGGTPGFLQAIKASLVIQLKEEMQTELIRKREEELLALTFERLRAIPHLHILAEQAHERLTMFSFYFEHIHYNLVVKLLNDRFGIQSRGGCSCAGTYGHYLLLVDEQHSQTITNKIDSGDLSDKPGWIRISLHPTTTNKEVESILDALRQIDHNIDTWKNDYIYNNHTNEYYHKNENGYLVQTAEKWFKKI